The sequence below is a genomic window from Ovis canadensis isolate MfBH-ARS-UI-01 breed Bighorn chromosome 1, ARS-UI_OviCan_v2, whole genome shotgun sequence.
tgactgaactgaactgaactgatggtggggAAATCTGGCTTGCAAATACAGGTTTCCATTGTGGGAAGTAAACAATGATATTTTCAATGTATGTTTGATGATTAGGGAGAGGATTAAGTGAGTTGTAACCCAAGTTATATGTCACTGAGTAAGCCAAAACCACACAATTTCGATAGCTGATCTGAGTTGttctaaatatttcattcattctctcagtgcacatttattgaatacctactatgtatAATGGtaggaagatgaaaaagacaaagatgCCTCTGTCATCAAAGAGTTCACATTTCTTTGAGTATCTTTTATAAACCAGTGGTATCTGCCTGCCTGTAAATTCAGCCTTTGCTTATTTGTAGAGCCCGATGTAGCTTCAAGTGATGCCACAAATATTGAATGTAGCATCCAGCGAGATGGAGACAGCTATATAATTAATGGCAGGAAATGGTGGAGCAGTGGTGAGTATTCATAATGATCCTTCATGCCAGATGCTGTGCTAGAATAATAAGATACATAGTTATTCCTTTCATGACCACAGTTCTTTAAATTCTACCTTTGAAAGCATTTTCAAATTTAGAAATAGTTGATAAaaggaagaaagctgaatgctgaagaattgatgcttgtgaactgtgttgttggagaagactcttgagattcccttggactgcaaggagatccagccagtccattctaaagcatatcagtcctgggtgttcattggaaggactgatgctaaagctgaaactacaatactttggccacctcatgcaaagaattgactcattggaaaatactctgatgctgagagggattggggacaggaggaaaaggggacaacagaggatgagatggctggatggcatcaccaactcgatggacatgagtttgagtgaactccaggagttggtgatggaaagggagccctggcatgttgtgattcatggggtctcaaggagtcgaacacgactgaactgaactgaatcgataAAAGGAAAGTAATCTTAAAATAATGTCTTGATTAGGCAATGTTTATTTTAAGaacagaaaacatctattttttttacAGTTGGTGAGGTAAAAATTTATATTAGTGCATACCATGTTTAGCCATTGTCATTTCtaccaaaattaaattttagtagGGGCATATTACCTGGACTATAataatttatacataatttttGAAGAGATAAGCAATACATGTTATCAAAATTTATTTGTGGTACATATTTTCATTGCTTAAAAATACAAGTGTTTAAGTGAAAAGTAAGAGTCTTTACatataggaaaatatttaatCAACCCTCAGTAATAGAATCACATATGTGGATAAATCCTTTAggcaattataaaaattaaaacctgtGCTTGTCTGAGGATTGCTTCTAGAGTATACATGATAAGTCTAATAGGATAACCAGCTTATTACTAAAGAAAGTTGACataaaagtaaattatatgtTAAGAAACTTACTAGTAATATATTAAAATGGccagaaaacctttttttttttttttgctagtttttattctttctggagttttatgAAATCACTTACACAttagaaacaggaaaaagaaaaagacagccagaaagcttatttttttgtttctgattGCTAATTTTTACTCTTTCTCAAGTTTTATGAAATCACTTATACATTaggaacaggaaaaagaaaaagtcattaaATGTTGCTGCATGATTATTCAAGTATTAAAATTATGCAGAAAAATTGttatattaaaatttagaaaatttaaaataactgtaaatGACCCTTAAATTAAACCTCTTTAATAATCTGTTTTAGATGACCTGACTTGTAGTGTTTTTCTTATGTATGACTGTTAATACTATTTTCTTATATGGTTAGCTTTAATTTCTATGTTTTATgagtttattattttgtttcctctttttcttggcTTCTACCCCACTCCCCTTTCCAACCCCAACCTCTTCTTTGCTACAAGTTGCCACCACAGtgtttgaaatttgaatttctgaaaaatgcagatgtttgATGCAGATGCAAATGTTCTCAGCGGGAAGCATCATTCATGTGTATTGAAGCAAGAGAGAGTTGGGTCTTACATTTAAATGCTGAACGTACTGGTTGGCTCTGTAGCATCTTCAGATTCGAAAGGAATCTCCTCCACATTTTGTCTTTGTCTTCTCCAGGATCCATATTTCTTGGCAACTTTCATGATGTAGTTTTTAAAAGAGGTTCCCATGAAAACATACAGGACTGGGTTGAGGCAGCTGTGGAAGAGTGCAATACTCTCTGTGATTTGGATGGCAACATCCATGCGTTTGCTCATGTCACAGTCAGTGATCAGGGAGTAGATGATGTCTATGGCTTGGCAGAACTTGACAATGTTATAAGGTAATTGAGTGACGATGAAAACTATGACCACTGTGAGCAGAACTTTGAGGGGCTGAGATTTTTTAATATTAGGCATCTTGATGAGTGTCTTTGCCGTGATGAAGTAGCACACTGCCATGATAAGAAAGGGTATTACAAATCCAATGCAGATTTCCAGGatttgaattgatgctttcattgATGTTCCTAGGTGGTATGGAAAGATGGGAATGCACCTAGCTTTATGATTTACTGTATAAAAAACCAACTGAGGGATACTCAACAAGATGGCAGCCACCCAGACACAGAAACAGATGACCCAGCATGGTTTTCCCACTCCCGATTGACTGGGAGCTTTAGTTACTGCCCAGTATCTGTCTGTGCTGATACAAGCCAGAAACTGCATTCCAGACACAAAATTGACTGTGTACAAggctgaagtgactttgcacatgAATTTCCCTAAAACCCACCCATGAACTGCATTAACTGCCcaaaaaggcaaagtgaataGAAGGAATAAATCTGCCACTGCCAAATTCAAGATGTACACATCTGTTTTGGTTCTCCGCTTTTTGTAATAGGCATAAATCGCCACTACAGTGGAATTGCCTGCAAGTCCAATGATGAAAGCTATTGTGAAGAAGGCAGGTAGGAAAACTTTTGCAAATTTTCTGACCTCTTCTTTTATACAGATCACTTCATACTGACTATAGTCATGAGtgtcattcatttcattttcctcataATAGTAATCTGTTGACTGGTTGTATTCCAAAGCCATGGTTCCAATCTAAATGGCAAAAAGAATAcagtatgtttattttaatattgcTTAAATGGAAACACTTCTGCTCTAGCATATGTTTTATGCTTTTATTAGAGAATAGTTTGTTGCCATAACATATGTGAGCCTGAGTCTGCCACTCTTTGAAACTCTTTAATGGAAGTCACATTGGAGTATATCCTCAAGAGTAGTTTTTCATCGCTTGTTTTTATAAGTCTGTACAGGAAATGGGATTTACAGAtggaagataaaaaataataccCTGGGAAATGTTCTTAATCATTAAGCCCTAAAACTTACATACACAACTTTGTGATTCTTATGCAGTATAtcaacaataaattaaaataaattatttaaaataaatattttacttatatttattcatgaatttattttaaattaagttaaattATCTCAGAATTGTACTTAGTTTTAGTTGTTGGCTTTTATAAAACAAAGTCTGCTCCAGTTAGCTTCCCTCCAAAGCTTGCTACTGCATGCTGATTGTAAACTACTATTTGATAGAACTGTTGTTCCACTAGTCACCTAAGCCTTAAGCCTGCACCATCCTTGATTCCTCTCTTATCTTCATCCCTTCATCCAAGATTTTCAGTCTGCTCCTAAATTCTGACTTTAAAATCTGTCTCTTCCTTTTCACATAATTGAGCCACATTATTACCTGGCCTATTACAATGTCTTCCCAACTGGTATCCTGCTGTTCTCATTCCTTCTTACCCCTTCCTTGTCAAAAACATGTTTCTTACTGCCATCAGTGTGCTCTGTCTCTAACATGTCAGTCTTATCACTCTCCTGCTTAGCTCCTCACCTAAAAGACACATCTCTCTGAAAGATACAATCGAAGTTCTTTACCATGATACCCAAGGCTCCATAATGTAGTCCTACCCATGGTTCCTGTACCCCCTCTACTGTACACCTTACACTGCAGACGATGATAGTACTGATTTGCCAGTGGTTTGGGGGCACACACCATGCCGTAGTATGCATCTACATCATTACTCATTCTGCTCTTTTATCTGATATGCTGTTTCCTTCCCGTCCCTTGAAAGGCCATTTCCTATTCAGTTAACTCAAATTTCACTTTTCTAGAAGACTTTCCCAATCCAATAACTGTATCTATGTATCAATTGTATCTACATATCAAAGAACTGACCTGGTCCTGTGGAGTTTCCCAGACTATCTTTTCCCTCTCTGGTCTAAGTTCCCTAAGACTGTGACCTATTGGATTTCTGTTTGTAATTAATAACTGAAGAGAGTGCCTGGTACACTCTAGGTTGCCAGCAAATATTTCTCAACTACAACATTTACTAGTAAGTATAAAGCTGTTACTCTAGGAATGGAAAGATGATATTCCAGGAATCTCGTGTCTCATCATTAAGTTATTCTACTATGTTGTCAATACCCTGTAGTATAAAGATAAGCTTGcacaaaattcacattttaaaatatatataataataacttTTAGTGTTTTTATTAGCGCTAAGCTTTGTTATGCTTTTTCCTTAGCCCTTCTGTCTTTCTTGGATTATTTTTTGTCCTTGGAAGAATCTCAAATGTTCTTATAGAATCATTaatgaagaaattattttcaaaacagtaCACCAGCTTATGCTACATTTTCAAAAGAATACTCTTATACTTGCTAACCTTTTGTAAATGagtaaagcaaaatgaagaagGCTACATAGAGGAAAAATACCACATAGAACTGCTTTCCTTTTATAAAAACCAGGTGCTCACAATTTAAAATGACTGTTTTATCCTTATAGTTATTTGAAAAGTTCCAATCTAGAAGACCACTCTAGGGTTCATTTTCTTATATGTTAATTATTAACACAATATGAACTTTGTTCTTTCCTTCCCGACTGTTTTATCCTTATAGTTATTTGAAAAGTTCCAATCTAGAAGACCACTCTAGGGTTCATTTTCTTATATGTTAATTATTAACACAATATGAACtttgttctttccttcccttttatcaCAGAAATCTTAAACCTGGTGATAAGGTATAATATGGCCAAACAGtaaaaaatattaaggaaagatattttaaaagaattaatcatactaaaaatatgagtaaataaaaatagaactggaAATTATTTGCAGAAGTGATCCTTCTGGCagataaatagaaacaaatttaAATGCCTTTATAATTAttacaagaattttaaaaattggtgtttataaaacaaagcaagaaaaaaaatggtatagCAAAACCTGTTAACAAAGCTTTATAGGCAAGTGAtggtatta
It includes:
- the ACKR4 gene encoding atypical chemokine receptor 4, which translates into the protein MALEYNQSTDYYYEENEMNDTHDYSQYEVICIKEEVRKFAKVFLPAFFTIAFIIGLAGNSTVVAIYAYYKKRRTKTDVYILNLAVADLFLLFTLPFWAVNAVHGWVLGKFMCKVTSALYTVNFVSGMQFLACISTDRYWAVTKAPSQSGVGKPCWVICFCVWVAAILLSIPQLVFYTVNHKARCIPIFPYHLGTSMKASIQILEICIGFVIPFLIMAVCYFITAKTLIKMPNIKKSQPLKVLLTVVIVFIVTQLPYNIVKFCQAIDIIYSLITDCDMSKRMDVAIQITESIALFHSCLNPVLYVFMGTSFKNYIMKVAKKYGSWRRQRQNVEEIPFESEDATEPTSTFSI